The window GGTAAATATGTTATGTTGATTTACTTTAACAGGAAAGCTCAATCcagaaataaaatattatctaGGTGTTCCATGTTGTTCTGATCTCCCCTAGGGTCAAGATCCGTAATTAATTGTTGTTTCTTCCTCATTGTTGATATACAGATGAGACAAATAGTGTTCTCGAAAGAAATAAATCATGGTAAAAAAATGTTAGGAGAATTTCCAACTCGGAATGCTAAAAAGTGTAAAATCAATAAATGCAGAAGAAGTGACAATTAGTTCAACGAAAGCTGCTCACCGACAACATCAGTCTGTTTTTAGTTAGTGAGAGGTTCAGTAACATGTTATAAGCACTAGGCATactccccccacccccacccccagcCCCCCACCCCCTTCTCCCACGCCCTAACAAAACCAACTGGACTAAAATGACATAAATAGAAAATTAACATGTACTAAAATGTCCAACTATAAAGTTTAATATAAAACTTATAGGGACTAAAATAGAATACCAGAAACTTCATTCCTTCAACCGACTTATCCTTAATTCCCATAAGTACCACTTTCGCATGCCTAAAGTACTACTCCTTCATGCGACAGTTCCTACTTGTTTTCTGCTCACAAAGAATCCAACAAAGCTTTGGTTCATTGATGCAGCTTTTGTTCTTTGTCCAACAATGTCGGAAATACTGTCACACACACCCCATTACATCAAATTCTCAGATTTCTCAATTTGCTCGTTTGGGCCAAATTCATAATGCCCGGAAGATGTTCGATGAAATGCCCAACAGAACTGTAACTTCTTGGAACTCAATAATCACTGGGTATTTCCAAAATCAACAACCCCTTGAAGCTCAGCGTCTGTTTGATCAAATGAATGAACGGAACATTGTTTCTTGGAATGGGTTAATCTCAGGTTATGTAAAGAATAGGATGGTGAAGGAAGCACgaaaggtgtttgacaaaatgcctcaAAGAAATGTAATTTCTTGGACTGCTATGGTTAGAGGGTATGTTGAGGAGGGGTTGGTGGAGGAAGCGGAAGCGTTGTTTTGGCGAATGCCGGAAAAGAATTTAGTGTCATGGACTGTGATGTTAGGTGGGCTGATTCAAGAAAGGAGAATTGATGAGGCTAAAAGGCTTTATGATATGATGCCAGTGAAGGATGTAGTTGTGAGGACTAATATGATTTGTGGGTATTGTCAGGAAGGGAGGTTGGATGAGGCTCGCGAACTCTTTGATGAAATGCCACGAAAGAATGTGGTTTCTTGGACTGCAATGGTGTCAGGATATGCGCAAAATGGTAAACTGGATATTGCTAGAAAACTTTTTGAAGTCATGCCTGAGAAAAATGAGATATCATGGACTGCAATTGTAATAAGCTACGTGCAATATGGTAGATTTGAAGAGGCGTGGAAGCTTTTTGAGCTGATGCCTGTTAGAACAACTCCTGCTTGCAATGCCATAATATTTGGAGTAGGACAGAATGGAGAGGTGGCTAAGGCAAGGATGGTGTTTGATTGTTTGACGGAGAAAGATGATGCAACATGGAGTGCAATGATCAAGGTTTATGAAAGGAAAGGATATGAGTTAGAGGCGCTGAATTTGTTTCATCGAATGCAAGTAGAAGGATTTAGGCCAAATTTCCCTTCATTGATAAGCATACTTTCTATTTGTGCTAGTCTTGCAAGTCTTAATTATGGTAGAGAGGTACATGCACAGTTAATCAGAACCGACTGTGATGATGACGTGTATGTCTCCTCTGTATTAATCACGATGTACATCAAATGTGGTGATTTCGTCAACGCCAAATTAATATTTAACAGATTTTCTCCAAAAGATGTGGTCATGTGGAATTCTATCATAACAGGTTATGCTCAACATGGATTAGGAGATAAAGCTCTAGAAGTGTTCAGAGAAATGTGTTCCTTTGGTATTATCCCAGACGAGGTTACCTTTGTTGGAGTTTTATCTGCATGCAGCTAC of the Capsicum annuum cultivar UCD-10X-F1 chromosome 11, UCD10Xv1.1, whole genome shotgun sequence genome contains:
- the LOC107847688 gene encoding pentatricopeptide repeat-containing protein At1g56690, mitochondrial isoform X1; the protein is MRQFLLVFCSQRIQQSFGSLMQLLFFVQQCRKYCHTHPITSNSQISQFARLGQIHNARKMFDEMPNRTVTSWNSIITGYFQNQQPLEAQRLFDQMNERNIVSWNGLISGYVKNRMVKEARKVFDKMPQRNVISWTAMVRGYVEEGLVEEAEALFWRMPEKNLVSWTVMLGGLIQERRIDEAKRLYDMMPVKDVVVRTNMICGYCQEGRLDEARELFDEMPRKNVVSWTAMVSGYAQNGKLDIARKLFEVMPEKNEISWTAIVISYVQYGRFEEAWKLFELMPVRTTPACNAIIFGVGQNGEVAKARMVFDCLTEKDDATWSAMIKVYERKGYELEALNLFHRMQVEGFRPNFPSLISILSICASLASLNYGREVHAQLIRTDCDDDVYVSSVLITMYIKCGDFVNAKLIFNRFSPKDVVMWNSIITGYAQHGLGDKALEVFREMCSFGIIPDEVTFVGVLSACSYTGKVKEGQDIFESMNSKYRMEPGTAHYACMVDMLGRVGRLNEAMDLINKMTVEADAIIWGSLMGACRMHMNLDMAEIAAKKLIQLEPQNSGPYVLLSNIYASNGKWADVASLRKSMQSREVVKTPGCSWLEADKKVHMFTGGQSTPHPEHDSIIKMLEKLGPMLREAGYIPDGSFALHDVEEEEKLHSLNYHSEKLAVAYGLLKLPEGVPIRVMKNLRVCGDCHSAIKLIAKVTGREIILRDANRFHHFKDGLCSCKDYWQISISML
- the LOC107847688 gene encoding pentatricopeptide repeat-containing protein At1g56690, mitochondrial isoform X2 → MRQFLLVFCSQRIQQSFGSLMQLLFFVQQCRKYCHTHPITSNSQISQFARLGQIHNARKMFDEMPNRTVTSWNSIITGYFQNQQPLEAQRLFDQMNERNIVSWNGLISGYVKNRMVKEARKVFDKMPQRNVISWTAMVRGYVEEGLVEEAEALFWRMPEKNLVSWTVMLGGLIQERRIDEAKRLYDMMPVKDVVVRTNMICGYCQEGRLDEARELFDEMPRKNVVSWTAMVSGYAQNGKLDIARKLFEVMPEKNEISWTAIVISYVQYGRFEEAWKLFELMPVRTTPACNAIIFGVGQNGEVAKARMVFDCLTEKDDATWSAMIKVYERKGYELEALNLFHRMQVEGFRPNFPSLISILSICASLASLNYGREVHAQLIRTDCDDDVYVSSVLITMYIKCGDFVNAKLIFNRFSPKDVVMWNSIITGYAQHGLGDKALEVFREMCSFGIIPDEVTFVGVLSACSYTGKVKEGQDIFESMNSKYRMEPGTAHYACMVDMLGRVGRLNEAMDLINKMTVEADAIIWGSLMGACRMHMNLDMAEIAAKKLIQLEPQNSGPYVLLSNIYASNGKWADVASLRKSMQSREVVKTPGCSWLEADKKVHMFTGGQSTPHPEHDSIIKMLEKLGPMLREAGYIPDGSFALHDVEEEEKLHSLNYHSEKLAVAYGLLKLPEGVPIRVMKNLRVCGDCHSAIKLIAKVTGREIILRDANRFHHFKDGLCSCKDYW
- the LOC107847688 gene encoding pentatricopeptide repeat-containing protein At1g56690, mitochondrial isoform X3; protein product: MRQFLLVFCSQRIQQSFGSLMQLLFFVQQCRKYCHTHPITSNSQISQFARLGQIHNARKMFDEMPNRTVTSWNSIITGYFQNQQPLEAQRLFDQMNERNIVSWNGLISGYVKNRMVKEARKVFDKMPQRNVISWTAMVRGYVEEGLVEEAEALFWRMPEKNLVSWTVMLGGLIQERRIDEAKRLYDMMPVKDVVVRTNMICGYCQEGRLDEARELFDEMPRKNVVSWTAMVSGYAQNGKLDIARKLFEVMPEKNEISWTAIVISYVQYGRFEEAWKLFELMPVRTTPACNAIIFGVGQNGEVAKARMVFDCLTEKDDATWSAMIKVYERKGYELEALNLFHRMQVEGFRPNFPSLISILSICASLASLNYGREVHAQLIRTDCDDDVYVSSVLITMYIKCGDFVNAKLIFNRFSPKDVVMWNSIITGYAQHGLGDKALEVFREMCSFGIIPDEVTFVGVLSACSYTGKVKEGQDIFESMNSKYRMEPGTAHYACMVDMLGRVGRLNEAMDLINKMTVEADAIIWGSLMGACRMHMNLDMAEIAAKKLIQLEPQNSGPYVLLSNIYASNGKWADVASLRKSMQSREVVKTPGCSWLEADKKVHMFTGGQSTPHPEHDSIIKMLEKLGPMLREAGYIPDGSFALHDVEEEEKLHSLNYHSEKLAVAYGLLKLPEGKYQYPCYSSRLLRIQCNSSC